In a single window of the bacterium genome:
- a CDS encoding ABC transporter ATP-binding protein, whose translation MSRKRDSGGLKLALEVLRPWRLRLAGLNLLGLPQVGLGVFLAWAVGYGVDRFLAQAGGLQALIPIFLIGLFLVRSGYGVFVQYLSLGLGSRIHLALERRTFAKLLKIPLLDAVGAGEAANSLFYDCDLYAHGVVELYGTLIISLLQAAGLWVYLLVLDWRLAAVVAAAVPIFLLPLQFLLRRMRRASSDFYAENQEYWSRSVDATRAPRLVRGTGAQGSEFRAFADSGERRRRGMLRQAKFHFLAGPLGEIFAACAIGAAFWLGVDLLGAQGLSLGGLGSAAVATVWLLGAIKGIIDAAGGAQGTLAMQDRLVKLWRTADEILDGPEPPEWRVLEARGLAFSYPDGADVFQGVDIGLRRGEFIHLAGPSGAGKTTLARVLCRLYEPTGGRLLLDGKPLSDYGLGPWRLKTALVDQEPEFLPGTLEEAVAYPDEVGDAEIGGLLREVGLGDFDRELTSGAPELSGGERRRLALARALYHRPELLILDETTSYVDAELERKLIEVVRRRLPGAAVLVISHRERVGALADRRLRLDAGGMAEL comes from the coding sequence ATGAGCCGGAAGCGTGACAGCGGCGGTTTGAAATTGGCGCTGGAGGTGCTGCGACCCTGGCGTCTGCGCCTGGCGGGCCTGAACCTTCTGGGGCTGCCCCAGGTGGGGCTGGGCGTCTTTCTGGCGTGGGCCGTGGGCTACGGCGTGGACCGCTTCCTGGCCCAGGCCGGCGGGTTGCAGGCGCTCATCCCGATCTTTTTAATCGGCCTGTTCCTCGTCCGCTCGGGGTACGGCGTCTTCGTCCAGTACCTCTCCCTCGGCCTCGGCTCCCGCATCCATCTGGCCCTGGAGCGCCGGACCTTCGCCAAGCTCCTGAAAATCCCGCTCCTGGACGCCGTGGGGGCCGGCGAGGCGGCGAACTCCCTCTTCTACGATTGCGACCTCTACGCCCACGGGGTGGTCGAGCTCTACGGCACCCTGATTATCTCCCTCCTCCAGGCCGCGGGGCTGTGGGTTTACCTCCTGGTGTTGGACTGGCGGCTGGCGGCGGTGGTGGCGGCGGCCGTCCCAATCTTCCTGTTGCCGCTGCAATTCCTGCTGCGCCGGATGCGGCGGGCGAGCAGCGACTTCTACGCCGAGAACCAGGAATATTGGAGCCGGTCGGTGGACGCCACCCGCGCCCCCCGGCTGGTGCGTGGCACCGGGGCGCAGGGTTCCGAATTTCGCGCTTTCGCCGATTCGGGCGAGCGGCGGCGGCGGGGGATGCTCCGCCAGGCGAAGTTCCACTTCCTCGCCGGCCCGCTGGGGGAAATTTTCGCGGCCTGCGCCATCGGGGCGGCATTCTGGCTGGGGGTGGACCTCCTCGGCGCGCAGGGGTTGAGCCTGGGCGGACTGGGCTCGGCGGCGGTGGCCACGGTCTGGCTCCTGGGAGCGATCAAGGGGATTATAGACGCCGCCGGGGGCGCGCAGGGCACCCTGGCGATGCAGGACCGCCTGGTGAAGCTCTGGCGGACGGCCGACGAGATTCTTGACGGGCCGGAGCCGCCGGAGTGGCGCGTCCTGGAGGCCAGGGGTCTGGCCTTCTCCTATCCCGACGGGGCCGATGTTTTTCAGGGCGTGGACATCGGGCTGCGGCGGGGGGAGTTCATCCACCTCGCCGGACCCTCGGGGGCGGGGAAGACCACCCTGGCGCGGGTTCTGTGCCGCCTGTACGAGCCGACGGGGGGGCGTCTGCTCCTGGACGGTAAGCCGCTCTCCGATTACGGCCTCGGCCCCTGGCGCCTGAAAACCGCGCTGGTGGACCAGGAGCCGGAGTTTTTGCCGGGTACGCTCGAAGAAGCCGTGGCCTATCCCGATGAAGTCGGCGATGCGGAAATCGGCGGGCTCCTGCGCGAGGTCGGCCTGGGGGATTTCGACCGGGAGCTGACCTCGGGCGCGCCGGAGCTTTCGGGCGGCGAACGGCGGCGGCTGGCCCTGGCCCGGGCGCTTTACCACCGGCCCGAGCTTTTGATCCTCGACGAGACCACCAGCTACGTGGACGCGGAGCTGGAGCGGAAGTTGATCGAAGTGGTGCGGCGGAGGCTGCCCGGGGCGGCGGTGCTGGTCATCAGCCACCGTGAGCGGGTGGGCGCCCTGGCGGATAGAAGGCTGCGGCTGGACGCGGGGGGGATGGCCGAGCTTTAA
- a CDS encoding Fe-S-containing hydro-lyase, translated as MSDGTIELTTPLTEKTVRGLRAGDRVRLSGIVYTGRDAAHARLVELLEKGGELPFPPEGAVIYYVGPAPAKPPRPIGSAGPTTSYRMDSYTPPLLKVGVRGMIGKGLRGDNVVEAMKKHGAVYFAAIGGAAALISKSILSAEVIAYEDLGPEAIRRLEVRDFPLVVAQDSHGRSAYEDGKREYRSIESA; from the coding sequence ATGAGCGACGGAACGATCGAGCTGACGACCCCGCTGACCGAGAAAACGGTCCGCGGCCTGCGGGCCGGTGACCGGGTCCGTCTCTCCGGAATCGTCTACACCGGCCGGGACGCCGCCCACGCCCGTCTGGTCGAGCTTCTGGAAAAGGGAGGGGAGCTGCCGTTCCCGCCCGAGGGGGCCGTCATCTACTACGTGGGGCCCGCGCCGGCCAAACCGCCGCGCCCCATCGGCTCCGCCGGCCCGACAACATCCTACAGGATGGATTCCTACACCCCGCCGCTGCTGAAGGTCGGGGTGCGGGGGATGATCGGCAAGGGGCTGCGCGGGGATAACGTCGTCGAGGCGATGAAGAAGCACGGCGCCGTGTACTTCGCCGCCATCGGCGGGGCCGCCGCGCTCATCTCCAAGTCCATCCTCTCCGCCGAGGTCATCGCCTACGAAGACCTCGGCCCCGAGGCCATCCGCCGCCTCGAGGTCCGGGACTTCCCCCTGGTCGTAGCCCAGGACTCCCACGGGCGCAGCGCCTACGAGGACGGTAAACGGGAGTACCGCTCCATCGAGTCGGCCTGA
- a CDS encoding lytic transglycosylase domain-containing protein, with protein MRWSKFLTGVPLALSLACGPHEGLRGLAEPFPAPGPVEYLAAGSPERARESVADLPENSPERVYAEAQLALFDGDPSLADGFLAGLDYAPARLQRVRLAVSGKVRLIPDRVPPTGEDPVLELGYGIALLAEGFSDEGLARLESVGEGALGSVAALVRAGELDGYDETELRRSALEKAWRFATPALRPLILPQYLAAVRDAGGGWGLANELERLRGEAEIASPPWIDLTVWLIQARQPLDSRDTAWELAIYAPKEAFAFLGDLKRCLEELPRLAALALEVGNTGFAARAIDGITLSPAVYLLKGEYEHAIGRPRQALAQYAELFDDPSYAGLARLYAGVTELGRDRREAAEEHWSRVTGTTVPPELAGTYLERDADVARAKADFYRANLRRTTAPGEAARLYADALAGGLTGKERARAAWRLAVIRADEGEWAPAAEAFAQVGDDPDYRHHVEYWRPRMEELAGGGSVPPAYNWAYPFYELPVRGAEWWLAPEPEGFAPRGDLTDLLYSRPGDEELNLLMALASAADDDLFNAYAGALARYRRDDSEADAWLALACARRGYEVGDYDVRPEIEYASRALAGNEPGGLWVLSLAYPLTYLEDAEKAGEAFGVDPLLLLALAREESRFDPRAVSGAGAVGLMQKMPATAAMLAAELKLENYDLRDPGDSLLLGAAYLSKMLDRFHGNLALALAGYNAGPGNARHWVASFETLPPDVWLLLKPFDETRRYIIRVVGSYYRYRQLYGDG; from the coding sequence ATGAGATGGTCAAAATTCTTGACGGGCGTCCCGCTCGCCCTTAGCCTGGCCTGTGGCCCGCACGAGGGGCTCCGGGGTCTGGCCGAGCCTTTTCCGGCGCCGGGGCCGGTGGAGTACCTCGCCGCCGGCTCGCCCGAGCGCGCGCGTGAATCGGTGGCGGACTTACCGGAGAATTCCCCCGAGCGCGTGTACGCCGAGGCCCAGTTGGCCCTCTTCGATGGGGACCCGTCCCTGGCCGACGGGTTCCTTGCCGGCCTGGACTACGCCCCGGCGCGGTTGCAGCGGGTCCGCCTGGCCGTGTCCGGCAAGGTGCGCCTCATCCCGGATAGAGTCCCCCCGACGGGGGAGGACCCCGTCCTGGAGCTCGGCTACGGCATCGCTCTTTTAGCGGAAGGTTTTTCAGATGAGGGGCTGGCGAGGCTGGAATCGGTCGGCGAGGGCGCCCTGGGTTCCGTCGCCGCCCTGGTGCGCGCCGGGGAGCTCGACGGCTACGACGAGACCGAACTGCGCCGGTCGGCCCTGGAGAAGGCCTGGCGTTTCGCGACTCCCGCGCTGCGTCCACTGATTTTACCGCAATACCTCGCCGCGGTGCGCGACGCCGGCGGCGGATGGGGGCTCGCCAACGAGCTTGAGCGCCTGCGGGGCGAGGCGGAGATCGCTTCGCCGCCCTGGATAGACCTGACCGTGTGGCTCATCCAGGCCAGGCAGCCCCTGGATTCGCGCGACACGGCCTGGGAGCTGGCCATCTACGCCCCGAAGGAGGCCTTCGCCTTCCTCGGCGACCTGAAGCGTTGCCTCGAAGAACTGCCCCGCCTGGCGGCCCTGGCGCTGGAGGTGGGGAATACGGGGTTCGCGGCGAGGGCGATTGACGGGATCACCCTCTCGCCGGCGGTCTATCTCCTCAAGGGTGAGTACGAGCACGCCATCGGCCGTCCGCGCCAGGCGCTGGCCCAGTACGCCGAACTGTTCGACGACCCGTCGTATGCCGGTCTGGCCCGCCTCTACGCCGGGGTGACCGAGCTCGGGCGGGACCGACGCGAGGCGGCGGAGGAGCACTGGTCCCGCGTGACCGGGACGACGGTCCCGCCGGAACTGGCCGGGACCTACCTCGAGCGGGACGCGGATGTCGCCCGGGCCAAGGCCGATTTCTACCGGGCCAACCTGCGGCGTACGACCGCGCCCGGGGAGGCCGCCCGGTTGTATGCCGACGCGCTGGCCGGGGGTTTGACCGGCAAGGAGCGGGCGCGCGCCGCATGGCGGCTGGCCGTCATCCGCGCGGATGAGGGGGAGTGGGCCCCGGCGGCGGAGGCCTTCGCCCAGGTCGGAGACGACCCCGACTACCGCCACCATGTGGAGTACTGGCGGCCGAGGATGGAGGAGCTGGCCGGAGGCGGTTCGGTGCCGCCGGCCTACAACTGGGCTTACCCCTTCTACGAGCTTCCCGTCCGCGGCGCCGAGTGGTGGCTCGCGCCCGAACCGGAAGGGTTCGCCCCGCGCGGCGACCTCACCGACCTCCTGTACTCCCGACCCGGAGACGAGGAGCTGAATCTGCTCATGGCGCTCGCGAGTGCGGCGGACGACGACCTCTTCAACGCCTACGCCGGGGCCCTCGCCCGTTACCGCCGCGACGATTCCGAGGCCGACGCGTGGCTGGCTCTGGCATGCGCCCGGCGCGGCTACGAGGTGGGCGATTACGACGTCCGCCCCGAAATCGAGTACGCCTCCCGCGCCCTGGCCGGTAACGAGCCCGGGGGCCTGTGGGTCCTCTCCCTCGCCTACCCGCTGACGTACCTCGAGGACGCCGAAAAGGCGGGTGAGGCCTTTGGGGTTGACCCGCTGCTCCTGTTGGCCCTGGCCCGCGAGGAGAGCCGCTTCGATCCGCGGGCCGTCTCCGGCGCCGGGGCGGTGGGCCTGATGCAGAAGATGCCGGCCACCGCGGCGATGCTGGCCGCGGAGCTGAAATTGGAAAATTACGACCTGCGCGACCCGGGTGACTCACTTCTGTTGGGGGCGGCCTACCTGTCGAAGATGCTCGACCGCTTCCACGGCAACCTGGCCCTGGCGCTGGCCGGATACAACGCCGGACCGGGCAACGCGCGCCACTGGGTCGCGTCTTTCGAGACGCTGCCCCCCGATGTTTGGTTATTACTCAAGCCCTTCGACGAGACGCGGCGCTACATCATCCGGGTGGTGGGGAGTTACTACCGCTACCGACAGCTCTACGGGGACGGATGA
- a CDS encoding methyltransferase, with protein sequence MTDSVETYTLFHGGLTLIQPSAGPRTGVDAVLLADFLAPGDGPVAELGLGNGAASLAALYLAKCPAAWGIEIQRDLAVLAELNARTGGFPLAVQTGDLRRREELGEPGRFDRVIANPPYRARSDGRRSPDATRDAARREVFGGLGDFLDAARLLLADGGTLTLIYSARRLAELVADLRSRLLEPKRMRLVHPGPDRPARLVLLEATKGGGVELEVLPPLFTHGADGAYTDEMVKILDGRPARP encoded by the coding sequence ATGACGGACTCCGTCGAGACATACACCCTTTTCCACGGCGGCCTGACCCTCATCCAGCCGAGCGCCGGTCCGCGGACCGGCGTGGACGCCGTTCTGTTGGCGGATTTCCTCGCCCCCGGCGACGGACCTGTCGCCGAACTGGGACTGGGTAACGGGGCGGCGTCCCTGGCCGCCCTGTACCTGGCAAAATGCCCCGCGGCCTGGGGGATTGAAATCCAGCGCGACCTGGCCGTGCTCGCAGAGCTGAACGCGCGGACGGGTGGTTTTCCACTCGCGGTTCAAACCGGCGACCTGCGCCGCCGTGAGGAGCTCGGCGAACCCGGCCGCTTCGATCGCGTCATCGCAAACCCGCCCTACCGCGCCCGCTCCGACGGCCGACGGAGCCCGGATGCGACCCGGGACGCCGCGAGGCGGGAGGTTTTCGGCGGGCTGGGCGACTTCCTCGACGCGGCGCGGCTGCTCCTCGCCGACGGCGGCACGCTCACCCTGATTTACTCGGCCCGGCGGCTGGCCGAGCTCGTGGCGGATCTCCGGTCGAGGCTGCTGGAACCCAAGCGGATGCGCCTGGTCCACCCCGGTCCGGACCGACCGGCGCGGCTGGTCCTCCTCGAAGCGACGAAGGGAGGCGGGGTCGAGCTCGAGGTTCTTCCTCCCCTTTTCACCCACGGGGCCGACGGTGCGTACACCGATGAGATGGTCAAAATTCTTGACGGGCGTCCCGCTCGCCCTTAG
- a CDS encoding TIGR00282 family metallophosphoesterase, which yields MARFLFLGDVMGRPGRRALRTHLPEILAEYAPDLIIANVENAAGGAGISRKPLNELKGLGIDVFTSGNHIWDNREAYPLLETEPFLLRPANYPPGVPGRGVAVRVPADGRAGIGVINLQGRVFMREIDCPFRTADREIEALNDSGVNAILVDFHAEATSEKEALGRYLDGRVTAVIGTHTHVQTADGRVLPGGTAYLSDAGMCGPTGGVIGVKTESVMGRFLNALPFRAEPAEGPVALRGCVVDFDEKTGRALAIETVNREDDDG from the coding sequence TTGGCCCGCTTCCTGTTCCTCGGCGACGTCATGGGCCGGCCGGGACGACGGGCGTTGAGAACGCACCTGCCGGAAATCCTCGCCGAATATGCCCCCGACCTCATCATCGCCAACGTTGAGAACGCCGCCGGCGGGGCCGGCATCAGCCGAAAACCCCTGAACGAGCTCAAGGGGCTGGGGATAGACGTCTTCACCTCGGGCAACCACATCTGGGACAACCGCGAGGCCTACCCGCTCCTGGAGACCGAACCGTTCCTCCTGCGACCAGCCAACTACCCGCCGGGGGTGCCGGGGAGGGGCGTCGCGGTGCGCGTGCCGGCGGACGGACGCGCCGGAATCGGCGTCATCAACCTCCAGGGGCGCGTGTTCATGCGCGAGATTGACTGCCCCTTCCGCACGGCCGACAGGGAGATCGAAGCCCTGAACGATTCCGGCGTGAACGCCATCCTCGTGGACTTCCACGCCGAGGCCACCAGCGAGAAGGAAGCGCTGGGGCGGTATCTCGACGGTCGCGTGACCGCCGTCATCGGCACCCACACCCACGTCCAGACCGCCGACGGGCGCGTCCTCCCCGGCGGGACCGCCTACCTCTCCGACGCCGGGATGTGCGGCCCCACCGGAGGCGTCATCGGGGTGAAGACCGAGAGCGTGATGGGCCGTTTTTTGAACGCCCTCCCCTTCCGCGCCGAGCCGGCCGAGGGACCGGTCGCCCTCCGGGGCTGCGTGGTGGATTTCGATGAAAAAACCGGGCGCGCCCTCGCCATCGAAACCGTCAACCGCGAGGACGACGATGGGTAG